TCTAGCTCCAGAATGTATGGGCTAGCCATAAACACAGTCCAATCGAGCACCTCTGGTTTGAGTTGCTCTGATGAGTAACCCTCGAAGTAGGCTTCAAAGAAGGGGCTGCGCCGCCGCTCATCCGGCTGACCTTCCGATGTGGTTTGAGGTAGGTTCTTGAAGTCAACGACTTGTTTATTGAGCTGTTTCAGACCATGGGCAAAGATTTGACCGTGCCGTTTTTCATCGGAGGCGTGTTTGGCGAGTTTTTCTGCCAGCCAAGCATCTCCTTCGGTCGCTGTACGTTGACTCAAGGTCTCCAGAAACGGAACTGAGCCGGATTCTGCCAGTTGGAAGCCAGCAAGAACATTAGGGCGCGTTTCGGGGTCGCGGATTTGCCGGGCTAAGTTATAGGCTGCAGCACCCGTCCCTACTAGATGTAGAACATGAGTCAAAAAATTCATGAAATTTCTGGACCTAGTGTGAGTTTATGGAACTAATGCTAGTTCCTAATTTCCTATGTTAGTAGCTGCCTCTAGTCCAGTTGCACTCAGGCTTAGTACTGTTAAGTGCGGGTGACAGGAATTCGTCAATACAGTCTGGTTGGCCAATTTGGCTCTCTTTTAGTGCGTTACTATCCACTCAGTCGTTAGCGTATTTTTGTTTGTACTACCCTCGTTTCACTGTTAAATAGTCATTAGGACTAAAGTTGTTGGTCAGAGAGTTGCCAAGATTATTTGTCTGTGTTATGATTAAATTCAGAAATAAAGGTTGAAGAATCCGGCACTTCAAATCCGCCGGGTTGTTATAGAGTAAATCCGGACTTAAAATCCGGTCTTTACATAGGTGAAGTCTAGACTTAAAATCCAGCAAAAAAGTTTTAAGAATCCGGACTTAAAATCCGGGAGTAGGGTTTGAAGAATCTGGACTCCAAATCTAGGTTATTATTGAGTAAATCCGGACTTAAAATTCGGTTTTTACTAAGTCAAAAACTGGACTTGAAATCCAGAGCTTAATTAGTCGGAAAGGGCGGACTTGAAATCCGCGTTTGCTCGATAACATGACAAAGCACTGGGCGCAAGACTAGAAATCTTAGGTGGTTGTCAAAGTAATTAAAGAGGGGTGGTAGTTTCCGAGGCTACTGCCCCTCTGATTTTTGCGAGTTTCATACGCCATCACTACTTTCGTTCGTTAATGAAGACCGTAATCGGCGATGAGCCGCACGATCAAGCCGCACGAGTGCTGGAGCTTCCGGTTGCACCTGGTTGATTTGTAAATGCTCAATTACTTTAGCAAGTTGAGCGATCGTGGGGGTTTCAAATACGCTGCGAAGCGGCACCTCGATTCCGAAGGAATCTCGAATCCGTGAAGCCATTTGCGTTGCCAGCAGCGAATGACCGCCCAGTTCAAAGAAATTGTCTTCAACGCCCACTCGCTTGAGCCGCAACAGCTCAGTCCAAATCCCTACTAACCTTACTTCGATTGGCGATCGCGGTGCCACATATCGGGTTGGTGCAGCATTGACGGGATCTAGAATTGGTAGGGCACGCCGATCAACTTTCCCGTTCACTGTTAAAGGCAAGGACTCCAGAGGCACCCATGCCGCAGGCACCATATATTCCGGCAGCTTCCCTCCCAGGTAACTGCGGAGCTGAGGGATGAGTTGACGGGCGAATTGGGCTTGTAAGGGGTGGTTAGTGTAGGTTGTCCAGGAGCGCGATCGCTCGATTTGGGGCGCAAGAGGTAGCGCAACAGTGCTTGGTTCTATCCCCTGCCGCACAAACACCACATCATAGCAACCTTCTGGACTAGAACTCGACCAGCCAATTTCAACCTTATAGGGAAGTTCAGTTTCTAAATCCCACCAGGCTTGCGGATCGATCGCTTGTTCCGATTGCTCCAAGGCTTCTCGCATCCGCTCTACTGTTTTGGGTGCGGCAGAGTCAGATAGCCAGGCGGCGGCTTGGACAGCAGTACTCACCCGCGCATTCGGTACGCCCCTAATCCCGAGGATGTCTGGCTCTTGCTCGACCAAGCGCTGACAGGCAGTTGCTGGCGTTAACGGGTGTTCCGTCCAGTTCAGCCAATGAATCCTTTCGACCTCCCCTAGCTCCTCATTTGATGCCTTTGTAGGAGGAGCGATGTGAAGCAGCACGTTGTAGCGAAATTGGGTCAGCTCATTGTGAACGCAACCGCGTTGCAGACGGATTTGAACCCGATCAATACTGGGAAACCGATCGCGCAGCGCATAAAAGAACGCTGGATCGATGACTAGTTCTGGTTCCTCAAATATTGCCTGTTGGACGCGTTGCTGCAACTGCGATCGTTCAAGCGTAGGTTCTGCCTGATGGAGTTGTACTGCAGTATGAAACGCAGGCAGCAGCGGTAAACTCCGGACATCGCCAATGAACAGAAAGCCTCCGGGAGCAACAGCTTGAATTGCGCCTTCTAAAACTTGCAGTAGGTAGTCCAGGCTAGGGAAATACTGCACAATCGAGTTGAGAATAACTGCATCAAAAGCGGCAGGATCAATGCCTGCAAAATCGGTAGCAAGTCGGTGTAGCAGTTTGACTTGTGGTAGTTCCCGCGCGGCTAACTGACATTGAATGTAGTCCAGGGACGCTGGAGAAAAATCGGTTCCCCAGTATTGCGTGCAGTGCGGTGCAATCTGGAAGAGTAATAATCCAGTACCACAGCCGATCTCCAGCATCCGCTTGGGGTGTAAAGCCAGAATTTGCTGGACGCGATCGCTCACCCATTCGCGCATCTGTTCGGCTGGGATCGGTTGCCCGGTGTAGCTGCTGTTCCAGCCACTGAGGTTAAAGCTGGGGTCACCGGCACTCGCCTGGTGATAAGTCTGGTTGTAGAGCGTCTGCCATTGCTCCACCTGCTGCTGTTGCAGTTGTTCCCACAATTCCTGTGCCTCTGCTTGGTAATTGAGTGTGAAGTAGGCAATCAAACGCTGATCCCCAGCAGAGTTGGCATGAGCGATCGCCACTGCCTCCCGCACTGCCGGATGCTGCCGCAACATCGTCTCAATCTCGCCCAACTCAATCCGAAAACCCCGAATCTTGACCTGATCGTCCAGCCGCCCCAGAAACTCCAACGAGCCACCGGCACGATAGCGGGCTAAATCTCCTGTTTTGTAAAGGCGGACACCGGGTTCAGTCGCAAAGGGATGCGGAATAAACCGCTCTGCCGTCAGTGCCGGACGGTTCAGGTAGCCCCGTGCTAAGCCATCGCCACCGATGTAGAGCTCGCCTGCCACCCCAATTGGCACCGGCTGCAGCTGGCTATCTAACAGATAAATCTGGGTGTTGGCAATGGGATGCCCGATTGACGGCTGAGTGCTTCCCGGACTCAGGCGAGCAACAGTTGCCCAAATCGTCACCTCTGTGGGTCCGTAGGCATTGAAGAACTGACGCCCAACTGCCCAAAGATCGACAATCTCGCGCGAACAGGCTTCTCCGCCAGAGATCGCGGTTTGGAGGGCGGGTAGCTCTGCTGCGGGTAAAACTGCCAGGCCTGCTGGTGGCAGGATGGCATGGGTAATGGCGTTATCGCGCAGAAACTGGACCAAGGCTGACCCTGGTAAGCGAGCGGATTTGGGAGGAATGTAAAGGGTCCCGCCCCAACTAAACGCCATCAGCAACTCGAAGATGGACGCATCAAAACTCAAAGAGCTAAATTGCAGAATCCGACTCTGGTGCTGTAAGTTGAAGACCTGCTGCTGGGCGATCGCCACATTACACAAGCCCCGATGTTGAATCAGCACCCCTTTCGGCTGACCGGTTGAGCCAGAGGTGTAGATCGCATAGGCGAGGTTATCGGAGGTAACTTGACTACAACACGCTTGCGAGCTTTGGCTGTCCAGCAACGCTTGTTCATCTAGACAAACAACATTTGCCTGAGTGGTCGGAAGCTGCGGCAAAAGCCATGACTGGGTTACCAAGATTGGCACTTGAGCATCGGTAAGCATGAACTGGAGGCGATCGCGCGGGTACGTTGGATCGAGCGGGACATAAGCACCACCTGCCTTGAGGATGCCGAGAATACCGATCGCCATTGCTAGGGAACGCTCCACACACAGACCCACCAAAACGTCTGGACCAACGCCCAATTGCTGCAGATACTGTGCCAGTTGATTAGCTCGTTGATTCAGTTCTCGATAAGTCAGTTGCTCGGTTTCAAACACAACCGCAACCGCCTGCGGAGATCGCGCTACCTGCGCCTCAAATCGTTGATGCCAGCAGATATCCTCGGGGTACGCTGCCTGGGTCTGATTCCACTCCACCAATTGCTGCCGCTCCGCTGGTGGGAGGATGGGGAAGTCTGCCAGTCGTCCCTGCGGATTGGCAACAATGCCCTCCAATAGCGTTTGGAAATGCCCCAACATGCGAAGGATAGTAGCGCAATCAAATAAATCGGTACTGTAGGTTACAAAGCCACTCAGTCCATCCGATCGCCCTTGCCACAAGTGATTTAAGCCGTGCGATCGCTCCCACAGGTGGAACTCCAGATCGAACCGCGTGGTTCCTGGATCGAACGGCATTGGCTGCAGGCTCAATCCCGGCAACTCAAGTGGCTCCACCGGGGCATTTTGCAGCGCAAATCCGACTTGGAATAGCGGATTGCGGCTCAAATCTCGCTCTGGATCTAACTCCTCTACCAGCTTCTCGAATGGCAAATCCTGGTGGGCATACGCACCGAGAGCCACTTCTCGCACGCGACCCAACAACTCGCGAAATGTAGGATTTCCAGATAGATTGGTTCGCAGCACTAAACTGTTGACAAAGAAACCGATCAAGCCTTCTAGTTCCGGGCGGGAACGGTTGGCAATCGGTACACCGACAGCAATATCGATTTGTCCAGTGTAGCGGTAGAGTAAGGTCTGAAAGGCTGCCAGCAACGTCATGAAAAGAGAAACATTCTCCTGCTGGCTCAGTGCCTCCAATGCCGCCGTCAACGCTGGCGGTAGCTGAATCAGTTGAGTTGCACCGCGATACGTTTGCACAGGAGAACGCGGGCGATCGCTGGGCAAATTCAGCTGGGGAATGTTCTGCAACTGCTCTCGCCAGTAGGCAAGCTGAGACTCCAATACGTCCCCTTGCAGCCACTGCCGTTGCCAATGGGCAAAGTCTGCGTATTGAATCGGTAGTTCTGGCAGCCCCGCAGGCTGACCCTGGCTCAAACTGGTATAGAGGGTGCTTAGTTCACGCACGAGCACCCCAAGCGACCAACCATCCGCAACAATGTGGTGGAGCGTCAGCAGCAGGACGAATTCGGTTGGCGCCAACTGTAATAACTTCACTCGCAGCACAGGACCCGTGGTTAAATCAAAGGGATGCCGAGCTTCTTGAGTTGCCATTTTCTGGGCGATCGCTTCCCGCTCCTCGGTTGGTAACGCTTGCAGATCGACAACGGGTAATGGCAGTCTTAAGTGGGGTGCGATCGCTTGCACCGGTTGCCCATTCACTTTGACGAACGTAGTGCGGAGTGCTTCATGGTGACGCACAATCTGATTGAATGCTTGTTCTAAAGCTCCTTGATTCAGGTGTCCGTTCAGGCGGATTGCCGCTGGCACATTGTAGAAGGGATTGTCAGGGGCTAATTGCTGCAAGAACCACAAGCGTTGTTGGGCAAACGATAGGGGAGAATATCGGTCTCGCGCCACGGGTTGGAGCGACGGGGAAGGAGGATTGGACTGCTGGCGATGCTGCAAAAACGCCAATAATTCCGCTTTGTGCTCAGCTAATTGCGAGCGGAGTTGAGGCGTTAACACACCTTCAGGCGCGCTACAACGGAGGCGATCGCCCTCGGCAATCACCTGAATATCTAAACTCCGTAGATAAGTTAAAAACTCAACCGTTGTCACAGTTCCACCTCTTCGCGTGTTGGCGATCGCTCCTCCCCGCTTCCCTGCGTTGCCCACTGGAGGGTTTCAATGTACTGGGCTAATCCGGCGATCGTGGGAGTCTCAAACAACTGCCGTAGGGGTACTTCAACCTGTAAAGCGTTGCGAATCCGGGAGATTACCTGGGTTGCCAGGAGTGAATGTCCGCCTAGTTCAAAGAAATTGTCGTTAACTCCCACCCGTCGCCCCAAGATCCGGCTCCAGATGTCCACCAGGGTTGCTTCCACTGAAGTTCGCGGAGTAGTTTCGGGGGTGATCGCGTCTGAAAGCACAGCAACCGGAAGCGCACGCCGATCAATTTTGCCATTGGGGGTCAGCGGTAGCGCCTCTAGCACGACAAAGGCTGCGGGCACCATGTAATCTGGTAGCTTCGACTGCAAAAAATTACGTAGATCGCGAGCAGTTGGTGTCTGATCCGCAACGATATACGCCACCAATTGGCGATCGCCCTCAATTTCTCGCACGACTACCACCGCCTCTCGGACTGCCGGATGTTGACTTAACAGAGTTTCGATCTCCCCGAGTTCAATCCGGAAGCCCCGCAGCTTGATTTGAGCGTCCAGGCGACCCAGAAATTCTAGATTACCATTGGGTTGATAGCGAGCTAAGTCCCCGGTTCTGTATAAGCGGTCTCTGGCTTGACAATTGAAAGGATTGGGAACAAACCGTGCCGCCGTCAGTTCCGGACGGTTCAGGTAACTCCGTGCCAACCCATCGCCACCGAGATAAATCTCACCCGGAACGCCAACTGGTACGGGATTGAGATCGGCATCTAGCAGATAGATTTGGGTGTTGGCGATCGCCCGTCCTATGAGAATTGTGGTTGCGTCTTCCGCAACTGCTTGCACCTCATACCAGGATGAAAACGTCGTATTCTCAGTGGGTCCATATACGTGCAGCAAGTGCTGGGGTGGTCCCTGCTGCAACACTGATCGCACCCGCCTAGGCTCGGCAATCTCCCCGCCAAAGAGTAGGTATTTGAGTGAACGGAAAGCGTCTGGCAAGGCACTGGCAATTTGATTGAATAGAGCAGTTGTTAAAAACAGTACACTAATAGCTTGTTGCCGAATTTGGGTAACAAAGTCGGGGGGAGAAAGAGCGACATCCCAGGGAATTCCAACCAGTTGTGCGCCGTTGAGCAAGGCACCCCAAATTTCAAACGTGGCGGCATCAAAGGCGAGATGCGCTACTTGGGCAACTTTATCGCTCGCTCCTAGCTGCACGTAATTGGAATTACATACCAAGCGATTTACAGCCCGGTGAGGAACTGCTACCCCTTTGGGTTTGCCCGTTGAACCAGAGGTGTAAATGACGTAGGCAAGATGGTCGGCGGTAGTTAAATTGACTGGATTTTCCTCACACTCCTGGGCGATCTGTGACCACTCCTGCTCTAGACCAATGACCTTTGCTCCACAGGCTGCCAACAGCTCAGCCGATCGCTGCTGTGTCAGCACTACCGACACTTGTGCATCTGCCAACATCCAATGCAGCCGCTCCGGTGGATAAGTCGGATCTAAGGGTACATAAGCCGCCCCTGCCTTGAGAATACCAAGCATTCCCGCCACTGCTACTGCCGATCGCTCGATGCATAGACCCACTAAACTATCAGGACCGACTCCCAACTTCCGTAAATAGTGCGCCAGTTGATTGCTCCCTTGGTTGAGTTCCTGGTAAGTGAATTGCTGGGCTGCGAATCGCACCGCGATCGCATTCGGTGCTTGTTTCACCTGAGCCTCAAACAGTTGATGAATACACTGGTCAGCTGGATAGTCTGTTTGAGTGTTGTTCCATTCAATCAATACCTGCTGCCGCTCCAGTGCTGTCAATACTGGTAAATCCGCCACTCGTGCATTGGAATTTGCCACAATCCCCTCTAACAGCGATTGAAAATGTTGACGCAATCGGGCAATGGTCGCTGGCTCAAACAGGTCAGTATTGTAGACCACCACGCCCCGTAGCCCTTCCGCCTGTTGCCAGCCTTTGCCCCACAGACTCCTAAAATTTTCTGAGTACTTCCACAGGTAGAGTTCTAAATCAAACCGGGTGGTTTTCGTCTCAAAGTTCAGGGAACTCAGCGTTAGCCCCGGTAATTCCAGTTGAGCCATTGGGGTATTCTGGAGTGCAAAGACGACCTGAAATAGTGGATTGTGGCTTAAATTGCGGTCTGGCTGCAATTCTTCCACCAGCTTTTCAAAGGGTAAATCTTGGTGGGCGTAAGCCCCCAAGGTAGCCTCTCGTACTCTGCCGAGTAATTCTCGAAACGTGGGATGACCAGACAGATCGGCGCGAAAGACTAAAGTGTTGACAAAAAAGCCAATTAGGTGTTCAAGTTCGCTACGGTTGCGATTGGCGATCGGCGATCCGACGGTAATATCCAGTTGCCCTGTGTAACGATAGAGTAAGGTTTGGAAGGCTGTCAGCAACGTCATAAACAGGGAAACACCTTCCTGCTGGCTCAGTCCCTCTAAAGCTTCTAGTAAGCTTTGTGGCAGCTCGAATAACTGAATCGCTCCCCGGTAGCTTTGGAGGGGAGGACGGGGGCGATCGCAGGGAAGCTGCAACACTGAAATATCCTTTAACTGCCGTTGCCAATAACTCAGTTGACGCTCCAAGACCTCTCCCTGCAACCACTCCCGCTGCCAATAGGCAAAGTCAGCATATTGAATTGATAACTCTGGTAGAGCGGCAGGCTTACCCTCACTGTAGGCAGTGTACAGCGCCCCCAGTTCTTGAATCAGCACTCCCGTTGACCACTCATCAAACACAATGTGGTGCAAACCAATTAGCAGAATGTATTGCATCTCATCTAGTTGCAACAGCAAAAGCCGCAACAACGGTCCCTCAGACAAATTGAAAGGCTGCTGAATTTCTTGCCAAACGATGCGTAAAGCTTCTGTCTCGCGTGCTGATGCAGGGAGTTCTTGCAAATTCACTAAAGGAAGAGATAGCTTCAGCTTGGGAGCGATGACCTGAACGAGCTGTCCCTCAACTGTATCAAACGTCGTGCGTAAAACTTCGTGGCGGTGCACGATTTGATTAAAGCTCTGCTCTAGTGCAGGCAAATTCAGTTTACCTTGAAGGCGAAACAGCATTGGCACATTGTAGAGAGAAGCACCAGGAACTAACTGATCGAGGAACCATAATCGCTGCTGTGCGAATGATGCCGGAAAAATGAAAGCTTCTTCAACGCTCTTGAACTCAGGTTCTTCTGGAGTCATTCTCAACCGCTCTTTGCTCTGCTACCTTTCTAATTCAGGCCAATTCATAAAGAAATATACATTTAGATAGAGATAACTGTCTAAGTAGTCTACCGCCGCAGCGGCGAT
This window of the Chroococcidiopsis sp. CCMEE 29 genome carries:
- a CDS encoding ferritin-like domain-containing protein translates to MNFLTHVLHLVGTGAAAYNLARQIRDPETRPNVLAGFQLAESGSVPFLETLSQRTATEGDAWLAEKLAKHASDEKRHGQIFAHGLKQLNKQVVDFKNLPQTTSEGQPDERRRSPFFEAYFEGYSSEQLKPEVLDWTVFMASPYILELDASKDFARMANVLPEEEPTTRNLKQGILSIAKDETGHAAYLYEAMTRRMPLADVQKLIDEWRTRKVNALLAMVGSLLQRGGRTPSLVQKLASTETPDEGTAASNSELIAA
- a CDS encoding non-ribosomal peptide synthetase yields the protein MGNAGKRGGAIANTRRGGTVTTVEFLTYLRSLDIQVIAEGDRLRCSAPEGVLTPQLRSQLAEHKAELLAFLQHRQQSNPPSPSLQPVARDRYSPLSFAQQRLWFLQQLAPDNPFYNVPAAIRLNGHLNQGALEQAFNQIVRHHEALRTTFVKVNGQPVQAIAPHLRLPLPVVDLQALPTEEREAIAQKMATQEARHPFDLTTGPVLRVKLLQLAPTEFVLLLTLHHIVADGWSLGVLVRELSTLYTSLSQGQPAGLPELPIQYADFAHWQRQWLQGDVLESQLAYWREQLQNIPQLNLPSDRPRSPVQTYRGATQLIQLPPALTAALEALSQQENVSLFMTLLAAFQTLLYRYTGQIDIAVGVPIANRSRPELEGLIGFFVNSLVLRTNLSGNPTFRELLGRVREVALGAYAHQDLPFEKLVEELDPERDLSRNPLFQVGFALQNAPVEPLELPGLSLQPMPFDPGTTRFDLEFHLWERSHGLNHLWQGRSDGLSGFVTYSTDLFDCATILRMLGHFQTLLEGIVANPQGRLADFPILPPAERQQLVEWNQTQAAYPEDICWHQRFEAQVARSPQAVAVVFETEQLTYRELNQRANQLAQYLQQLGVGPDVLVGLCVERSLAMAIGILGILKAGGAYVPLDPTYPRDRLQFMLTDAQVPILVTQSWLLPQLPTTQANVVCLDEQALLDSQSSQACCSQVTSDNLAYAIYTSGSTGQPKGVLIQHRGLCNVAIAQQQVFNLQHQSRILQFSSLSFDASIFELLMAFSWGGTLYIPPKSARLPGSALVQFLRDNAITHAILPPAGLAVLPAAELPALQTAISGGEACSREIVDLWAVGRQFFNAYGPTEVTIWATVARLSPGSTQPSIGHPIANTQIYLLDSQLQPVPIGVAGELYIGGDGLARGYLNRPALTAERFIPHPFATEPGVRLYKTGDLARYRAGGSLEFLGRLDDQVKIRGFRIELGEIETMLRQHPAVREAVAIAHANSAGDQRLIAYFTLNYQAEAQELWEQLQQQQVEQWQTLYNQTYHQASAGDPSFNLSGWNSSYTGQPIPAEQMREWVSDRVQQILALHPKRMLEIGCGTGLLLFQIAPHCTQYWGTDFSPASLDYIQCQLAARELPQVKLLHRLATDFAGIDPAAFDAVILNSIVQYFPSLDYLLQVLEGAIQAVAPGGFLFIGDVRSLPLLPAFHTAVQLHQAEPTLERSQLQQRVQQAIFEEPELVIDPAFFYALRDRFPSIDRVQIRLQRGCVHNELTQFRYNVLLHIAPPTKASNEELGEVERIHWLNWTEHPLTPATACQRLVEQEPDILGIRGVPNARVSTAVQAAAWLSDSAAPKTVERMREALEQSEQAIDPQAWWDLETELPYKVEIGWSSSSPEGCYDVVFVRQGIEPSTVALPLAPQIERSRSWTTYTNHPLQAQFARQLIPQLRSYLGGKLPEYMVPAAWVPLESLPLTVNGKVDRRALPILDPVNAAPTRYVAPRSPIEVRLVGIWTELLRLKRVGVEDNFFELGGHSLLATQMASRIRDSFGIEVPLRSVFETPTIAQLAKVIEHLQINQVQPEAPALVRLDRAAHRRLRSSLTNESSDGV
- a CDS encoding amino acid adenylation domain-containing protein gives rise to the protein MTPEEPEFKSVEEAFIFPASFAQQRLWFLDQLVPGASLYNVPMLFRLQGKLNLPALEQSFNQIVHRHEVLRTTFDTVEGQLVQVIAPKLKLSLPLVNLQELPASARETEALRIVWQEIQQPFNLSEGPLLRLLLLQLDEMQYILLIGLHHIVFDEWSTGVLIQELGALYTAYSEGKPAALPELSIQYADFAYWQREWLQGEVLERQLSYWQRQLKDISVLQLPCDRPRPPLQSYRGAIQLFELPQSLLEALEGLSQQEGVSLFMTLLTAFQTLLYRYTGQLDITVGSPIANRNRSELEHLIGFFVNTLVFRADLSGHPTFRELLGRVREATLGAYAHQDLPFEKLVEELQPDRNLSHNPLFQVVFALQNTPMAQLELPGLTLSSLNFETKTTRFDLELYLWKYSENFRSLWGKGWQQAEGLRGVVVYNTDLFEPATIARLRQHFQSLLEGIVANSNARVADLPVLTALERQQVLIEWNNTQTDYPADQCIHQLFEAQVKQAPNAIAVRFAAQQFTYQELNQGSNQLAHYLRKLGVGPDSLVGLCIERSAVAVAGMLGILKAGAAYVPLDPTYPPERLHWMLADAQVSVVLTQQRSAELLAACGAKVIGLEQEWSQIAQECEENPVNLTTADHLAYVIYTSGSTGKPKGVAVPHRAVNRLVCNSNYVQLGASDKVAQVAHLAFDAATFEIWGALLNGAQLVGIPWDVALSPPDFVTQIRQQAISVLFLTTALFNQIASALPDAFRSLKYLLFGGEIAEPRRVRSVLQQGPPQHLLHVYGPTENTTFSSWYEVQAVAEDATTILIGRAIANTQIYLLDADLNPVPVGVPGEIYLGGDGLARSYLNRPELTAARFVPNPFNCQARDRLYRTGDLARYQPNGNLEFLGRLDAQIKLRGFRIELGEIETLLSQHPAVREAVVVVREIEGDRQLVAYIVADQTPTARDLRNFLQSKLPDYMVPAAFVVLEALPLTPNGKIDRRALPVAVLSDAITPETTPRTSVEATLVDIWSRILGRRVGVNDNFFELGGHSLLATQVISRIRNALQVEVPLRQLFETPTIAGLAQYIETLQWATQGSGEERSPTREEVEL